A single genomic interval of Lucilia cuprina isolate Lc7/37 chromosome 2, ASM2204524v1, whole genome shotgun sequence harbors:
- the LOC111679186 gene encoding sarcolemmal membrane-associated protein, protein MVLVSNEWQNKSEDVPKTTANTTTTAGTAATTSSTAATVNIAEHSLTESISATAGTVVNAHSNATNSKQTETVAGDSINSITADTTVISSREIPTEIASPETTAATTATTKTINKTLANDNANNEQQQKLNETINDKNSIEITFNNELNEVDVDINECKIAEIGKISTAADTTKQQLKEEDNNLNESVLNYNNSIKIMAENTKESPLKEEKELEESQQQQKQQQQQTTLINNLNHTGNNKDLEESNAYLNSNTNTLTTAPIQTIKIQQNNQQQNIITQQQQQVPLSCPITPQALSSALQTALNATNNANNSVAAAGLQPNFLSQLALTANVAGLQKPTTTTAANNNNSLTAKQLNQSFNMLDSNQINQNKSDSNLLEGTSTTSTTSNTVTVPAATYDNNGLAKIVLICEGNSHPFQTRTISLTPNVECMVGRLIAKSKASENNAIFDCKVLSRKHAVIWYTPDGKFWVKDTKSSNGTFINDNKLGDEEAELHFGDIVKFGVDVLENSRKEVHGCIIACVKLYLPDGREAISIDTNAHRSQYSGEGRISYDELHRLNLYIQETSQREKVLTSKLCNIQNVLDATRKNSALCWQSMITEDQLLHRIHSLEKKLQFMEKNVPENLLRNEVLKLLDDKTSYQHTAKEALRKVYQERCDAMQMLAKMESAYTQSDNECSLLRDQIMNSKQTLQEVNTRLLRLETEYNEFKDESARLQQEAKEREEQRIVELSEKLRERELECEDLKKKISELLIKRAELLENEEELLEKQAIEKLDAAIADMDLGDDDDEDSSDDDDDENEDVNDALAMEKSENKRNGNNAEIEAKEEDDTQAKFVINRKKSKARPHLTSIFGEQLNGVDEEPDKTELKKVKTFNATKEKTSPKRVKETTIMKWLQNSDLNKNEGSFDIFKAICNENENEDGDVDIDGDNEGESEAGILMETKLKLAKPTQMPEELYNNFTSKLKNVQKNLKQLEAEIENETETETETSAKVKQEVKEEQDEIDSSDVEDADEEQGACAEEEFIIKRNGKSSTSSVKQVLSKENKKYLLLKSSVNMLREAYNEIWDTVRDQEGTHQHKYTKQQAEGEKEKSPPPNIKVKTQFPTYATSPSRVASKKFDSQTAIRSSASDITESDSDVESLTLSSPIDSSHSGTVINVKTETTNDELLLQQLKEYQLQVGALNEKLQQTELEAQHTLEIMQVECDDVKLKMENLNKIIEALKNDKKALEQVITENNKNNSDSEKFEINATKTSCPEIDGQLAKELELEEDAVLNAINVTALEREEELITYKERLDEQQRENIDLRNEIALLKLKANNNLTGTTKDVLLKQYLPCSFVILAIIIYFLTTYY, encoded by the exons aTGGTTTTAGTCAGCAACGAATGGCAAAATAAAAGTGAAGATGTACCAAAAACGACTGCTAACACAACAACCACAGCCGGTACAGCAGCAACAACGTCGAGCACAGCAGCAACAGTCAATATTGCTGAGCATTCACTCACAGAATCAATATCAGCAACAGCAGGAACAGTTGTTAATGCACATAGTAATGCAACAAATAGTAAACAAACAGAAACTGTAGCAGGAGATTCTATAAATTCCATAACTGCAGATACAACAGTAATATCATCAAGAGAAATACCAACCGAAATAGCAAGTCCAGAAACAAcggcagcaacaacagcaacaacaaaaacaataaataaaacattagcAAACGATAACGCCAACAACGAACAAcagcaaaaattaaatgaaacaataaatgataaaaattctatagaaattacatttaataatgaattaaacGAAGTCGATGTCGATATAAACGAATGTAAAATCGCTGAAATTGGAAAGATATCCACTGCAGCAGACACAACTAAACAGCAGCTAAAAGAAGAGGATAATAATTTGAATGAATCTGTTTTAAACTATAATAATAGTATAAAAATAATGGCTGAGAATACGAAAGAGTCACCGCTGAAAGAGGAAAAAGAATTGGAGGAgtcacaacagcaacaaaaacaacaacaacagcagacTACCCTTATCAATAATCTAAATCATACGGGTAATAATAAGGATCTAGAAGAATCTAATGCATATTTAAATTCCAATACCAACACTCTAACcacagcccccatacaaactataaaaatacaacaaaataatcaGCAACAGAATAttataacacaacaacaacaacaggtgCCACTTAGTTGTCCCATAACGCCTCAGGCTCTAAGCAGTGCTTTACAGACAGCTTTGAATGCTACCAATAATGCTAATAATTCAGTGGCAGCAGCTGGTTTGCAGCCCAACTTTCTCAGTCAATTGGCATTAACGGCAAATGTAGCTGGTCTGCAAAAACCCACAACAACCACAGCcgccaacaataacaacagtcTAACTGCCAAACAACTAAATCAATCGTTTAATATGTTGGATTCAAAtcaaataaatcaaaacaaaagtgATAGTAATCTGCTGGAAGGCACGTCAACAACGTCAACAACATCCAACACAGTAACAGTACCTGCCGCTACTTACGATAATAATGGTCTAGCAAAGATTGTTTTGATCTGTGAGGGCAATTCTCATCCATTTCAAACACGTACCATTAGTCTGACCCCCAACGTTGAGTGCATGGTGGGACGCTTGATAGCCAAGAGTAAAGCCAGCGAAAATAATGCCATTTTCGATTGTAAAGTATTATCGCGTAAACATGCTGTCATTTGGTATACACCCGATGGCAAATTCTGGGTCAAAGATACCAAATCATCGAATGGCACCTTTATAAATGACAATAAACTGGGCGACGAAGAGGCTGAACTGCATTTTGGAGATATTGTCAAATTTGGTGTAGATGTTTTGGAAAATTCCCGCAAAGAAGTTCATGGCTGTATAATAGCCTGTGTTAAATTGTATTTACCTGATGGCCGTGAAGCCATATCGATTGATACGAATGCCCATCGTAGTCAATATTCGGGTGAGGGACGCATTAGCTATGATGAGCTGCATCGTTTAAATCTTTACATACAGGAAACCTCACAACGTGAAAAGGTTTTAACTTCCAAATTGTGTAATATACAAAATGTCTTAGATGCTACACGCAAAAATTCAGCGTTATGTTGGCAATCAATGATCACTGAAGATCAGCTATTGCATCGTATACACTCGTTGGAGAAGAAATTGCAGTTTATGGAGAAAAATGTACccgaaaatttattaagaaatgag GTTCTTAAATTACTCGATGATAAAACTTCATATCAACATACCGCCAAAGAGGCCTTACGCAAAGTCTATCAAGAACGTTGTGATGCCATGCAAATGCTAGCAAAAATGGAATCTGCCTATACACAATCCGATAACGAATGTTCTCTACTGCGCGATCAAATAATGAACTCCAAACAAACCTTACAGGAAGTCAATACACGCCTGCTGCGCCTCGAAACCGAATACAATGAGTTTAAAGATGAATCTGCTCGTCTGCAGCAAGAGGCCAAAGAACGTGAAGAACAGCGTATTGTAGAGCTAAGCGAAAAATTACGCGAACGTGAATTAGAATGTgaagatttaaaaaagaaaatttctgaattattaataaaaagagccgaattattagaaaatgagGAGGAATTATTGGAAAAACAGGCCATAGAGAAATTAGATGCCGCTATAGCAGATATGGATTTgggcgatgatgatgatgaagatagcagtgacgatgatgatgatgagaatGAAGATGTAAATGATGCTTTAGCTATGGAGAAGAGTGAAAATAAACGTAATGGTAATAATGCAGAAATTGAGGCTAAAGAAGAGGATGATACTCAGgccaaatttgttataaatagaaaaaaatcaaaagccAGACCACATTTAACTTCCATATTTGGTGAACAATTAAATGGTGTCGATGAGGAGCCGGATAAAACCGAG CTTAAAAAAGTCAAGACCTTTAATGCTACAAAAGAGAAAACATCACCAAAACGTGTCAAAGAAACGACCATTATGAAGTGGTTACAAAATtccgatttaaataaaaacgaagGCTCTTTTGATATATTCAAAGCCATTTGTAATGAAAACGAAAATGAGGACGGAGATGTCGATATCGATGGTGATAATGAGGGTGAAAGTGAGGCTGGCATTTTAatggaaacaaaattaaaactagCTAAACCCACACAAATGCCTGAagaattatataataatttcaccagtaaattgaaaaatgtacaaaagaatttaaaacaattagaagcggaaattgaaaatgaaactgAAACTGAAACCGAAACAAGTGCTAAAGTTAAACAGGAGGTAAAGGAGGAGCAGGATGAAATTGATAGTAGCGATGTAGAGGATGCTGATGAAGAACAAGGTGCTTGTGCTGAGGAAGAGTTCATTATTAAACGTAATGGCAAATCAAGTACATCATCTGTAAAACAGGTGCTTtcgaaggaaaataaaaaatatttattattaaaatcaagTGTTAATATGCTAAGAGAAGCTTACAATGAGATATGGGATACTGTTAGGGACCAGGAAGGAACACACCAACATAAATATACTAAACAACAGGCCGAAGGTGAAAAAGAAAAGTCACCACCACCCAATATCAAAGTTAAAACACAATTCCCTACCTATGCCACTAGTCCCAGCAGAGTGGCCAGCAAGAAGTTCGACAGTCAAACAGCAATAAGATCTTCTGCCTCGGATATCACTGAATCCGATTCAGATGTTGAAAGTCTAACGTTATCCTCCCCTATAGATAGTTCTCACAGTGGTACAgttataaatgtaaaaactgAAACTACCAACGATGAGTTATTATTGCAACAACTTAAAGAGTATCAACTGCAAGTGGGAGCCTTAAATGAGAAACTGCAACAAACCGAATTAGAAGCACAACACACTTTGGAAATCATGCAAGTGGAATGTGATGATGTTAAGCTTAAAAtggaaaatcttaataaaatcaTAGAAGCCTTAAAGAATGATAAAAAGGCTTTAGAACAAGTGATCACTGAAAACAATAAGAATAATAGTGATAGtgaaaaattcgaaataaacgCTACAAAAACATCCTGCCCGGAAATCGATGGTCAACTGGCCAAGGAATTGGAGCTAGAAGAGGATGCTGTCTTGAATGCCATCAATGTAACCGCCTTAGAACGTGAAGAAGAGTTAATCACTTACAAGGAACGTTTAGATGAACAACAAAGGGAAAATATCGATTTACGCAATGAAATTGCGTTACTCAAGCTAAAAgctaataataatttaactgGAACTACAAAAGATGTATTGCTTAAACAATATCTACCTTGTAGTTTTGTAATTTTAGCAATTATCATCTATTTTTTAACCACTTATtattaa